The Thermogemmata fonticola genome includes a region encoding these proteins:
- a CDS encoding MFS transporter: MANGEWWPGWGSGRKSAVMRSEAQGGTAARSALAIVWLVVFIDLLGFGIVLPVMPRQAGWYLAGEAPAVRGAVIGLLFAGFSLMQFLFAPAWGRWSDRVGRRPVLLVSLGGSVVFYSLYGVAVSLPVEWGWWAVGLMLVSRLGAGMAGASVGVAAAVIADCTGAERRARGMALIGIAFGAGFTVGPLLAYVGMGLFAQQGWGVGALAALLSLGAWVLAWARMPETRRGGGEGRLFFSWGRTVQVLGQPALGPLIGAYGLCIVAFAQFEATLALLTGAVFGLDDQENFLVFAAVGLVLLAAGGMYRPLVRRWQEERMLGLGLGLLVVGLGGLAGVAFQSGGGLGECAVSRLAVFYLVTVLAVSGFAWVNPSIHALVSRRTDASHQGEVLGVNQGVAALGRIAGPFLGSLLFPLTVPPVLPYVSAVVLVLLAGGLAYRGLGRTRSGSGGDSAAAGGSGEGRGTEGVAEEGVRFPSAAEFPPRC, translated from the coding sequence GTGGGCGTAAATCAGCGGTGATGAGAAGCGAGGCACAAGGTGGGACGGCGGCCCGGTCGGCGTTGGCGATCGTGTGGCTGGTGGTGTTTATTGATCTGTTGGGTTTTGGCATCGTATTGCCGGTGATGCCGCGGCAGGCGGGGTGGTATTTGGCGGGGGAAGCGCCGGCGGTGCGGGGAGCGGTGATCGGGTTGTTGTTTGCGGGTTTTTCGTTGATGCAGTTTCTTTTTGCGCCGGCTTGGGGTCGTTGGTCGGATCGAGTAGGTCGGCGGCCGGTGCTGTTGGTGAGTTTGGGGGGTTCGGTGGTGTTTTACAGTTTGTATGGTGTGGCGGTGAGTTTGCCGGTGGAGTGGGGGTGGTGGGCGGTGGGTTTGATGCTGGTGTCGCGGTTGGGTGCGGGGATGGCAGGGGCGAGTGTGGGGGTGGCGGCGGCGGTGATAGCGGACTGCACGGGAGCGGAGCGTCGGGCGCGTGGGATGGCGTTGATTGGGATCGCATTTGGAGCGGGTTTTACGGTGGGTCCGCTGCTAGCTTACGTGGGGATGGGGTTGTTTGCTCAGCAGGGGTGGGGTGTGGGGGCGTTGGCGGCGTTGTTGTCGTTGGGGGCGTGGGTGTTGGCGTGGGCGCGCATGCCGGAGACGCGGCGGGGTGGTGGGGAAGGGCGGTTGTTCTTTTCCTGGGGTCGGACGGTGCAGGTGTTGGGGCAGCCGGCGTTGGGGCCGTTGATTGGGGCTTATGGTTTGTGCATTGTGGCGTTTGCGCAGTTTGAGGCGACGCTGGCGTTGCTCACAGGTGCGGTGTTTGGTTTGGATGACCAGGAGAATTTTTTGGTGTTTGCGGCGGTGGGTTTGGTGTTGTTGGCGGCGGGGGGGATGTATCGGCCGTTGGTGCGGCGCTGGCAGGAGGAGCGGATGCTGGGTTTGGGGTTGGGGCTACTGGTGGTGGGTTTGGGGGGCTTGGCGGGAGTGGCGTTTCAGAGTGGGGGCGGTTTGGGGGAGTGTGCGGTCAGCCGCCTGGCGGTGTTTTATCTGGTGACGGTCCTGGCGGTGAGCGGTTTTGCCTGGGTCAATCCGTCGATTCATGCGTTGGTGTCGCGGCGGACGGATGCGTCCCATCAGGGGGAGGTGTTGGGGGTGAACCAGGGGGTGGCGGCGTTGGGGCGGATTGCGGGTCCGTTTTTGGGTTCGCTGCTGTTCCCCTTGACGGTGCCGCCGGTGCTGCCCTATGTGTCGGCGGTGGTGCTGGTGCTGTTGGCGGGGGGGCTGGCGTATCGAGGGTTGGGCCGAACCAGGAGCGGGTCCGGGGGTGATTCTGCGGCGGCAGGGGGGAGCGGGGAGGGCCGGGGAACGGAGGGGGTGGCGGAGGAGGGGGTCCGGTTCCCCTCGGCGGCGGAGTTTCCGCCTCGCTGCTAG
- a CDS encoding Maf family protein yields MDALAGTVPPPVPLPRRLILASASLGRQQLLAAAGYTFHVHPAHLDEPPDAPHGDCQRYVAELAWAKAHAVAPHYDAAFILAADTVAWIDGHVLGKPADADDARRILRTLAGRTHQLWTGVCLWLRPEDLQLAWQEVSLVALRPLDDAQIDHYLRSRLWHNCSGAYALQLPNDPHLSVLHGSPTNVIGLPLESLHHAFQLLAQLPSPLPHPSRPPEFHQTPT; encoded by the coding sequence ATGGACGCGCTTGCTGGAACTGTTCCCCCGCCTGTGCCGCTCCCCCGCCGCCTGATTCTGGCCAGTGCTTCCCTGGGCCGCCAGCAACTGCTCGCCGCCGCCGGCTACACCTTCCACGTCCACCCCGCCCATCTCGACGAACCGCCGGACGCTCCCCACGGCGACTGCCAACGCTATGTCGCGGAACTCGCCTGGGCCAAAGCCCACGCCGTCGCCCCCCACTACGACGCCGCTTTCATCCTCGCCGCCGACACCGTCGCCTGGATCGATGGCCATGTCCTCGGTAAACCCGCCGACGCCGACGACGCCCGCCGCATCCTCCGCACCCTCGCCGGACGCACCCACCAGCTCTGGACCGGCGTCTGCCTCTGGCTCCGACCCGAAGACCTCCAGCTCGCCTGGCAGGAAGTCTCCCTCGTCGCCCTCCGACCCCTCGACGACGCCCAAATCGACCACTACCTCCGCTCCCGACTCTGGCACAACTGCTCCGGCGCCTACGCCCTCCAACTCCCCAACGACCCCCACCTCTCCGTCCTCCACGGCAGCCCCACCAACGTCATCGGACTGCCCCTCGAATCCCTCCACCACGCCTTCCAACTTCTCGCCCAACTCCCCTCACCCCTGCCCCATCCCTCACGACCGCCAGAATTCCACCAAACCCCGACCTAA
- a CDS encoding glycosyltransferase family 2 protein, whose protein sequence is MEKREEVVVVSVCVVNWNSREVLRRCLESLVCQEHGVPYEVVVVDNGSWDGAAEMVERDFAGVKLIRNAGNAGYAAACNQGWRVCRGRYVLFLNNDTEVPAGALAKLVGVAERCRDGVLFAPRLRGGDGQVQVSWRGELTWGALWHRVGWLRWTGWYRGAYEQYRRGGAVVVGHGSGQEEGVQEVAAVLGCAVLVRREALEAVGGWDEGYRFGVEDLDLCRRLRELGKLYYVGGVEVVHYGRVASRENIGYVVGGVACGYVRYMRRWGVGGWRLWWYKVAVTVDVPWQCVVKGVEGLVRWVVGRREAARRSWRAMRGNWFFLGRGLVEFWRS, encoded by the coding sequence TTGGAGAAGCGAGAAGAGGTGGTGGTGGTGTCGGTGTGTGTGGTGAATTGGAACAGTCGTGAGGTGTTGCGTCGGTGTTTGGAGTCGCTGGTGTGTCAGGAGCATGGGGTGCCCTATGAGGTGGTGGTGGTGGACAATGGGTCGTGGGACGGTGCGGCGGAGATGGTGGAGCGGGATTTTGCGGGGGTGAAGTTGATACGGAATGCGGGGAATGCGGGGTATGCAGCGGCGTGCAACCAGGGATGGCGGGTGTGCCGGGGACGGTATGTGCTGTTTTTGAACAATGACACAGAGGTGCCGGCGGGGGCGTTGGCGAAGCTGGTGGGTGTGGCGGAGCGTTGTCGGGATGGGGTGTTGTTTGCCCCGCGGTTGCGTGGAGGGGATGGTCAGGTGCAGGTGTCGTGGCGTGGGGAGTTGACGTGGGGAGCGTTGTGGCATCGGGTGGGTTGGTTGCGGTGGACGGGTTGGTATCGTGGGGCGTATGAGCAGTATCGACGGGGTGGTGCGGTGGTGGTGGGGCACGGTTCGGGGCAGGAGGAGGGTGTCCAGGAGGTGGCAGCGGTGTTGGGTTGTGCGGTGCTGGTGCGTCGGGAGGCGTTGGAGGCGGTGGGGGGTTGGGATGAGGGGTATCGTTTCGGGGTGGAGGATTTGGATTTGTGCCGGCGTTTGCGGGAGCTGGGGAAGTTGTATTATGTGGGGGGAGTGGAGGTGGTGCATTACGGGCGGGTGGCGAGTCGGGAGAATATCGGGTATGTGGTAGGGGGTGTGGCGTGCGGGTATGTGCGGTATATGCGTCGGTGGGGGGTGGGGGGATGGCGGTTGTGGTGGTATAAGGTAGCGGTGACGGTGGATGTGCCGTGGCAGTGTGTGGTCAAGGGTGTGGAGGGTCTGGTGCGTTGGGTGGTGGGTCGTCGGGAGGCAGCGCGACGTTCGTGGCGGGCGATGCGGGGGAACTGGTTTTTTTTAGGTCGGGGTTTGGTGGAATTCTGGCGGTCGTGA
- a CDS encoding glycosyltransferase family 9 protein produces MGLSLHAPRLIGPPLPVEPPQRLALIKPSALGDVVHTLPVLTALRLLYPQAHITWIVHRAYAPLLAGHPHLDAVLPFDRSAFREKSLLGLARYLWEWGWQLRRQRFDWVIDLQGLLRSGLMAWGSGAAVRMGLQSAREGSVLAYTHRLAIPQEGRLHAVDRYWQLIVALGGGDLPRRFVLPVDVSAQEAAWQLWQSLPRPWVAVAPGARWRTKRWPPLAFAQLLERLQRHTGAGCLIVGSAEDTPLAQQIATAVPGAVRCLTGQTSLPLLVALLRLCDVFVGNDSGPLHLAAALERPCLAPYTCTLPQRHGPYTFPQGAVAATLPCAGSYRKHCNHLRCHQTLTVEHLWTRLLELFPRLCRSPAA; encoded by the coding sequence ATGGGCTTGTCATTGCATGCTCCGCGGCTGATTGGTCCGCCCCTGCCGGTGGAGCCGCCTCAACGCCTGGCCCTGATCAAGCCCAGCGCCTTGGGCGATGTCGTGCACACTCTGCCGGTGCTGACCGCCTTGCGTTTGCTTTATCCGCAGGCGCACATCACGTGGATCGTGCACCGGGCTTATGCACCGCTGCTGGCCGGTCATCCCCATTTGGACGCGGTGCTGCCTTTCGACCGTTCCGCTTTTCGGGAGAAATCGCTGCTGGGTTTGGCCCGGTATTTGTGGGAGTGGGGGTGGCAATTGCGGCGGCAGCGGTTCGACTGGGTGATCGACCTGCAAGGGTTATTGCGCAGCGGGCTGATGGCGTGGGGAAGCGGGGCGGCGGTGCGGATGGGTTTGCAGTCGGCGCGGGAGGGGAGCGTGCTGGCGTACACGCATCGGCTGGCCATTCCGCAGGAGGGTCGGCTCCACGCGGTGGACCGTTACTGGCAGCTTATCGTGGCGCTGGGGGGCGGGGACTTGCCGCGGCGTTTTGTGCTGCCGGTGGATGTTTCGGCGCAGGAGGCGGCCTGGCAGCTTTGGCAGTCGTTGCCGCGGCCCTGGGTGGCGGTGGCGCCCGGTGCCCGCTGGCGGACCAAGCGCTGGCCGCCGTTGGCCTTCGCTCAGCTCCTGGAACGTCTCCAGCGCCACACCGGTGCTGGCTGCCTCATCGTGGGCAGTGCCGAGGATACTCCGCTGGCGCAGCAGATCGCCACCGCGGTGCCGGGAGCGGTCCGTTGCCTGACCGGCCAGACCTCCCTGCCGCTGCTCGTGGCCCTGCTGCGGCTGTGCGATGTGTTTGTGGGGAACGACTCCGGTCCGCTTCATCTGGCCGCCGCCCTGGAGCGGCCCTGCCTTGCCCCTTACACCTGCACTTTGCCGCAGCGTCACGGGCCGTACACCTTCCCCCAGGGGGCTGTCGCCGCTACACTCCCCTGTGCCGGGTCCTACCGCAAGCACTGCAACCACCTGCGCTGCCACCAAACCCTGACCGTCGAGCACCTATGGACGCGCTTGCTGGAACTGTTCCCCCGCCTGTGCCGCTCCCCCGCCGCCTGA